The genome window AGCAATAAGATAAGAGGACAATGGATAAATCACATGTCCCCTGAGCATGCAAAGGTTGCAAGAAACGTCCCAGGTGTACATGTTCAAGTCGGCAGAATGGTATTCCCACTAGATGATGGTAGGCTTGGGGAACTACATTTTCCTGGGATGGGGGGTACTGATTTTGGTCCGAGTGCCCAAAGTACCATAAGAAGAAAACTATCAAACAAGTACGAGTGGTCCATCCTAGACGCACCAGAAACAGAAGGTTGGAATGCAGAATATTGCACCGAAGAGCACGGTCCGACAAATTGTATTAGTGGAGCAAAGAATATAGCTGCAGACACAGAATCAAATGACTTGAGCAATAACCCACCTTCCAGGAGGCGTAAAGTAGAAGAGAAGCAGCACTACCTAAATGTTAACAGATACCAGCAGAGTGATGAAACTGAATCATACAACTTTCTATCAAGGACCATTGATCTTAACTTCCACATGCGGGTGATGCATGCAGACAGATCGCTTTTCCTTATAGCAGACAATGGATTGACTTTTGAATATCTAAACAGCAATGGTGTTTGGTTGTGGTTAAGACATGAACATGTTACAGCCATGAAAGGAACACTAGGAAGCTACAATGGCAGTTTGTATCTTGTCGACGTGCATGGGAACTTACACATTAGAGAAAGAAATGGAGATGAACTGTTGTGGATTAACTGCACAGCGATGAAGAAGGGAAGACAGGTTGCAAGTGGGTCTCCATGGGATGGCATCCCTGGTTTATTGCGCAGAGTGACAACAGATGATGCACTCTTCTTTGTCAACAAGCGAGGCAGGCTGCTACAGTTCACGGTAGAAGTTCAAACACAATTTAATTTGAGTCATGCTGAGCTTGTTAGATGAAAAACATTCATTGTTGGCACTAAAATTAGGACACTGGAAATAATCAAATCAGATAAAATCTTAGGTTTTATTTTGCAAGGCAGACAAGTCAGATAAAATCTTCGGTGTACCATTGACTTTGTTATGAAAGTTGGGCTATTTACAAATTACAAGTGAATCTGTTATATCCTGTCATCCACTCTTTCCATAATCACTTAGTAGATGCAGGCAATGGGATAGCTAAGAACACAAAGCAATGGGAGGAAGTAGACAAATTGAATGTTTCTCTTATAAAAATGTTTGTAGTAACAAATTTCAAAGCACGAATAATCTATCCACCAGTAGTAAATTGCTACTGAATTACTGAAACTGTTAATCGAACAATCATGCAGGCACAAATTACATGATGGACAAATAATAGGTTAATGATATATATATTTCTTATTCATTCCATCACCATTTTTCCCTTTACCCTCAAATAAAGAAGTGAAGTTACCTAATATCCAGCATTCAGCAATGCAGGCATACAAGCTGAACTTGTGTATATGAGCCCCTAATACTTAATATCCTTGCAATCGTGTGCAGGTTGCGCTGCGGAAATTCAAGTGGAAGGACTGCCACAGTCCTCCTGACACCAAGATTGCTTTCATAGTGGACCAGGAGGTCTTCAGAAGAAACATCATCTTCGTGGTAGGCCGCAACGGTCGCCTCTACCAGTACAACAGGATCACGGAGCTCTGGCACAGGCACTACCAATCACCTCACCTGTTCCTATCGTGCTCCCCAGGGACGGCCATGCGGCCATCGCCGCTGTCCCTGGCCGGCTCCCTGTTCATGGTGTCCGAGCACGGGGGGCTGGTGGAGTACCACTTCAGCCCACAGGACGGGTGGGAGTGGGTAGAGCACGGGACGCCCCACCGGGGCGTGACCCTCGTCGGCGCCCCTGGCCCGTGCTTCGACGGCTCCCAGCTGTTCGTGGTCGGCTCCGACGGGCACGTGTACCGGCGGCACATGGAGGGGAGGACGTGGAGGTGGACGAGCCACGGGCACCCGCCGTCGGAGCCGGCCGCCGTTGACGAACAGAGCTGCGCCACACCGGACACGGGCGCCGGCGCGCACTACGCCGACGGGTTCAGGGGGAGCTGCGACGGGAAGGTCTGCACGAAAGCTGCATCTTTCAAGCCGGTGAATTGAACTGCATTTCAAAGTCTAGGCTCTTGTGTGCGTGCTGATGGCGCTGTGACATTTGGGCGAACAGGTGGCAGCCGTGCGGCCGGTGCCGTTCTCGGAGGACGCCGTGGTCTTCGAGCTGCGAGATGGCCGGGTAAGCACCGATAGAAAGCAACCTCACGCAAGCTGCTCCTGATCCGCCTAATGAGGGCAGAGGGCTTACAATTGCGCCACGTTGCATTTCATGAATCGGCTTGTATAATTCCTGTTGTCTGGTTTGGTTTCCTGGCGTGCAGCTGGCGGAGCTGCGGCGGCCGCCCTCCGCGGACGGGTGCGGCGGGTGGGAGTGGGCGCGGATTATCGGCACGCCGGCCAGCGCCTGTATGACCAGCTACTGGACGGCCGTCGCCACGTAGCCGCCGCCGGGCGCGACTCACGGAGCTGGCAGTCCGCTGGTCGCTTGGCTGATTGAGGTCTCCTTGGAAGTTGGAAATGATCCACAACAACAGCGGTCACGTCCATGTTTCCTCGAAAGACGGCCACGTCCACATGGGTCTAGGCCGTATGATGGCCAGATTTGGGCGCCCAAAGAAAGGCAGAAAGGAACTCTCTCGAAAAAAAAAACGGCTAACCGTTACATTACATTTGATTGTCTGTTTGGTAATGCATTTTTAGAATACTATAGTTTTAAAGCATATAGTACTATAGTTTACAATTGTATATAACATAAGTATTACAATATTATTTTACCACAGTAAAATTATAGTATTTCTTAAAATTGAGATTTGTTTAGTTTTATTGAAAACTAAAGTATGTATAGAGAGAACAAAAGAAATATGTCCAAAAATACCATACTTTTAGGTAGACCATAGTATTTAAAATTGTGTTTTAACTGTACCAACTAAACATATTTTGGCTTCTAATACCATAGTAATACAATATC of Zea mays cultivar B73 chromosome 8, Zm-B73-REFERENCE-NAM-5.0, whole genome shotgun sequence contains these proteins:
- the LOC103634660 gene encoding uncharacterized protein encodes the protein MAMAMARFLSWLFTCFAALAVLEATVPARSWRAPSPTPRHEARRFEQKTDRFWEYQEQSNTWVQVRAPFDLMSCINGTCTKVGSIGRLAREPGRHGLPPVQSQEEEEEDTRRVQGDGAEEDPVLPVRRRISLTRMSESSVWVTGQSGSIYERFWNGVVWVIAPHELPASAGYATATFIVNTTILALSEAGTLYQLQLNEHAQPIWTEMAFNSSQQSANLGLKTQSQAMRIRNGIVSNDGRKLFLSIMNGSLLEVTEIQPLRWNYHGRPPGADVSYISDAGNLRPGTLFTVSSTGDLYEFDKETKPSWKKHIWSEELAKNISLKSSAGFALHGLSGSNSVSLFLISKDGLLVERRLHRRKWKWDKHGAPTGQRLSSIAEVQKDELNDATSMFLTTTTGKVYEYQFPKYTGGAQSNKIRGQWINHMSPEHAKVARNVPGVHVQVGRMVFPLDDGRLGELHFPGMGGTDFGPSAQSTIRRKLSNKYEWSILDAPETEGWNAEYCTEEHGPTNCISGAKNIAADTESNDLSNNPPSRRRKVEEKQHYLNVNRYQQSDETESYNFLSRTIDLNFHMRVMHADRSLFLIADNGLTFEYLNSNGVWLWLRHEHVTAMKGTLGSYNGSLYLVDVHGNLHIRERNGDELLWINCTAMKKGRQVASGSPWDGIPGLLRRVTTDDALFFVNKRGRLLQFTVALRKFKWKDCHSPPDTKIAFIVDQEVFRRNIIFVVGRNGRLYQYNRITELWHRHYQSPHLFLSCSPGTAMRPSPLSLAGSLFMVSEHGGLVEYHFSPQDGWEWVEHGTPHRGVTLVGAPGPCFDGSQLFVVGSDGHVYRRHMEGRTWRWTSHGHPPSEPAAVDEQSCATPDTGAGAHYADGFRGSCDGKVAAVRPVPFSEDAVVFELRDGRLAELRRPPSADGCGGWEWARIIGTPASACMTSYWTAVAT